The Arctopsyche grandis isolate Sample6627 chromosome 5, ASM5162203v2, whole genome shotgun sequence genome includes a window with the following:
- the LOC143911949 gene encoding DNA polymerase epsilon subunit 4-like, translated as MSEESVNIEEQPCNTNVEESPAVAATPKQTKLPMAKIKNIMKCDPDANIVSNEAVFITAKATEFFIDAIAKETYSITAKGKRKTVTKKDLQTILDTLDCLCFMEGTIDI; from the exons ATGTCAGAAGAGAGTGTCAATATAGAAGAACAGCCTTGCAATACAAATGTAGAGGAATCACCAGCGGTGGCCGCCACTCCCAAGCAAACCAAATTGCCAATggccaaaattaaaaatattatgaaatgtgACCCGGACGCCAACATTGTGAGCAACGAAGCTGTTTTTATAACCGCTAAAGCTACA gaATTCTTTATTGACGCAATAGCTAAAGAGACATATTCAATAACGGCGAAAGGAAAGAGAAAAACCGTCACTAAAAAGGATTTGCAAACTATTTTAGATACACTAGATTGTCTGTGCTTCATGGAAGGCACAATAGACATATAA
- the LOC143911448 gene encoding uncharacterized protein LOC143911448: MDEVRCYLRRENGTFTDFTDGLVDRSGLLKDMEFFYLSANDKLTHLSYDRALDALKCNINSAKLKIYQQRKNHHRSSATSKSPPHPLTSFESKTHSNSKQQTIARKRSSTQMLLDSSDDSEAEVPQSPKRQMCPKDCILDAGNNGNLKKSPIKNNIQDNDSSSTFLSSDCEKQTNVDNGNSCYSRKNGDNLSSGLNNKYSDKTPPMSSDSLKLIKKWFYKNNNCVVTLICNENEEVFHNVLNALNPVVRIEHSNNLNNLVEKANNYTKKDFMHSLGLESHATQNVEKIDTTKILNAGNSKPKVLSNSNKKEPNQSNKPSDPFTVLKGWTFKKKPMLNHNKILQKPSAEPTTSNSHSPKRLPGKNVPISRNYSIDEDMCIIDWILKNNHTHLVNGNNVWKKFEASNEMITGRTWQSMRNRFLKVILFRLRDYSLSNDDEMRIKKGVHKGCIKHSENFGWVIDKKATKELPKGKKQILPLRLTFKKIPATNKPPDNLTDYHHYSDSDVLLDDSVQWAFEKKQPKRRLFTNQSYVGTSSSSCQ; encoded by the exons ATGGACGAAGTGCGATGCTATCTCCGAAGAGAAAACGGCACTTTCACAGATTTTACAGACGGTCTCGTCGACCGCAGCGGCTTGCTAAAAGATATGGAATTCTTTTACTTATCTGCTAATGATAAACTGACTCACCTTTCCTACGACCGAGCATTGGATGCATTAAAATGCAACATAAACAGTGCCAAGTTAAAAATCTATCAACAACGTAAAAACCATCACAGGTCTTCTGCCAC TTCAAAATCACCCCCACATCCGTTGACAAGTTTTGAATCTAAAAcacattcaaattcaaaacagcAAACGATAGCGAGAAAACG atcgTCCACACAAATGTTATTGGATTCATCAGATGATTCTGAAGCAGAAGTACCACAAAGTCCAAAACGTCAAATGTGTCCAAAAGATTG CATTTTAGATGCAGGAAACAATGGAAATCTAAAAAAATcgccaattaaaaataatatacaagatAACGATAGTAGTTCGACCTTTTTATCTTCCGATTGTGAAAAACAGACTAATGTAGATAATGGCAATTCGTGTTATTCAAGAAAGAATGGTGACAATCTTAGCTCTGGATTGAACAACAAATACAGTGATAAAACCCCCCCTATGAGTTCAGActctttaaaattaattaaaaaatggttttataaaaataataattgtgttGTGACTTTGATTTGTAATGAAAATGAAGAAGTTTTTCATAATGTTTTAAATGCCCTCAATCCTGTTGTCCGGATAGAACATTCAAATAACTTGAATAATCTTGTTGAAAAAGCAAATAATTACACTAAAAAAGATTTTATGCACTCTCTGGGACTCGAGAGTCACGCTACCCAAAATGTAGAAAAAATCGACACCACAAAA ATATTGAATGCTGGGAATTCAAAACCAAAAGTACTAAGCAATTCAAACAAAAAAGAGCCAAACCAAAGTAATAAACCTTCAGACCCTTTTACAGTATTGAAGGGttggacatttaaaaaaaagccaaTGCTTAACCACAATAAAATACTTCAGAAACCCTCTGCGGAACCGACCACTAGCAATAGTCATTCTCCAAAGCGTCTGCCTGggaaaaatgt gccaATTTCAAGGAATTATTCGATTGATGAAGATATGTGTATCATAGATTGGATCTTAAAAAACAATCATACACATTTAGTAAACGGAAATAATGTGTGGAAAAAATTCGAAGCCAGTAATGAAATGATAAcag GTCGAACGTGGCAAAGCATGCGTAATCGATTTCTGAAAGTAATTCTATTCCGTTTGAGAGACTACTCACTGTCTAACGATGATGAAATGAGGATCAAAAAAGGCGTACATAAAg gGTGCATCaaacatagcgaaaattttGGATGGGTCATCGATAAAAAGGCTACAAAAGAGCTGc CTAagggaaaaaaacaaattttgccGTTGCGattgacttttaaaaaaatacctgcTACGAACAAACCGCCGGATAACTTAACAGATTATCATCACTATTCAGATTCCGACGTTTTACTCGACGATTCAGTGCAATGGGCTTTTGAGAAAAAGCAACCCAAAAGAAGACTTTTTACGAATCAGAGTTACGTCGGAACTAGTTCGTCTAGCTGTCAATAA
- the LOC143912275 gene encoding maltase A1-like: protein MRTFCCAGVLFLVCLTTIAFCDKQWWQKAVIYQIYPRSFKDSNGDGIGDLNGITQGLQHVKDAGIETIWLSPIYKSPMYDFGYDISNFKEIQPEYGTMQDFDNLMTESKRLGIRVVLDFVPNHGSNESDWFDLSANRTRGYENYFIWADGKPDPNNPNKVLPPSNWLSAFRGSGWEYNAIRKQFYFHQFAIAQPDLNYRDPLLVEEMKNVLRFWLDKGVAGFRVDAIPHLFEIDPKDFGGKYPDEPRANFIDKVPEEFDYLDHIYTQNQEPTYDMVYQWRDLLDSYEKKDGMPRVMLTEAYTPVKLTMRYYGNATHNGSHLPFNFEFLRGITKDSDARDIKFIIDKWMTYMPLGRTANWVNGNHDNNRMASRHGIERADIMNMLALVLPGVALTYQGEELAMTDGELTWEETKDPAACNTNDPINYYKSSRDPARTPFHWDDSANAGFTTGNFTWLPLAKNYKELNLKVQIAAPKSHYKFYKDIVALKKEKVLVEGDLESKALTNDVLALMRYLPNEKTVVAIANLSPKDSTISLDSFRVLPSTMKVYASSLNSKFEKGSTVQTSNLTLSPYDAIVLST, encoded by the exons ATGCGGACCTTCTGTTGTGCGGGCGTTTTGTTCCTCGTTTGTCTAACAACAATCGCTTTTTGCGACAAACAATGGTGGCAAAAAGCAGTCATTTATCAAATATACCCAAGGTCTTTCAAAGATAGCAACGGCGACGGAATCGGGGATCTCAAtg GAATCACTCAAGGTTTGCAGCACGTAAAAGACGCTGGAATTGAAACAATTTGGCTGTCGCCTATTTATAAATCTCCCATGTATGATTTTGGATAtgatatttcaaatttcaaagagATACAGCCAGAGTATGGGACAATGCAAGATTTCGATAATCTCATGACAGAATCCAAGAGACTgg gTATACGTGTGGTATTAGATTTTGTTCCGAATCACGGTAGTAATGAAAGCGATTGGTTTGATCTGTCTGCTAATAGAACTAGAGGGTacgaaaactattttatttggGCTGACGGAAAGCCAGATCCAAACAATCCGAATAAAGTATTACCTCCAAGCAATTGG TTGAGTGCTTTTCGTGGGAGTGGATGGGAATACAATGCTATtagaaaacaattttatttccaTCAATTCGCCATAGCTCAACCAGACTTAAATTACAGAGATCCTTTACTCGTTGAGGAGATGAAG AATGTTCTGCGTTTTTGGCTGGATAAAGGCGTGGCTGGTTTTAGGGTGGATGCAATTCCCCATTTGTTTGAAATCGATCCCAAAGACTTTGGAGGCAAATACCCCGATGAACCAAGGGCAAATTTTATCGATAAAGTACCGGAAGAATTCGATTATTTGGATCACATATATACCCAGAATCAAGAGCCTACCTACGACATGGTTTATCAATGGAGAGATTTGCTGGATAGCTACGAGAAAAAAGATGGTATGCCAAGAGTTATGTTAACGGAAGCATATACTCCCGTTAAGCTCACAATGAGATATTACGGAAATGCCACTCACAATGGCTCTCACCTGCCGTTTAACTTTGAATTCTTAAGAGGTATTACCAAAGATTCTGATGCTAGAGATATCAAGTTTATCATCGACAAATGGATGACATACATGCCTCTAGGAAGAACGGCAAATTGGGTC AATGGAAATCATGATAACAACAGGATGGCGTCTAGACATGGAATCGAGAGGGCCGATATTATGAATATGTTAGCTCTTGTTTTACCGGGAGTTGCTTTAACCTATCAG gGTGAAGAATTGGCAATGACTGATGGAGAATTGACTTGGGAGGAAACTAAAGATCCTGCAGCCTGCAATACTAACGACccgataaattattataaatcatcACGAGACCCGGCCAGGACTCCTTTCCATTGGGACGATAGTGCGAATGCTGGTTTCACAACCGGCAACTTCACCTGGTTACCACTTGCTAAAAATTACAAGGAGcttaatttgaaagttcaaattGCAGCACCAAAAAGTCACTACAAG ttttacaAAGATATAGTCGCATTGAAAAAGGAAAAAGTGTTAGTAGAAGGTGATCTTGAAAGTAAAGCGCTAACAAATGATGTTCTAGCACTTATGAG GTATCTTCCGAATGAAAAAACGGTAGTCGCTATTGCTAATCTTTCACCGAAAGATTCAACCATCAGTTTGGACTCTTTCCGTGTTTTGCCTTCTACAATGAAAGTATACGCGTCTAGTTTAAATTCCAAATTTGAGAAAGG TTCGACTGTTCAAACATCCAACTTGACATTATCACCGTATGATGCGATCGTCTTGTCTACGTAG